Proteins from one Mobula birostris isolate sMobBir1 chromosome 10, sMobBir1.hap1, whole genome shotgun sequence genomic window:
- the LOC140203654 gene encoding probable G-protein coupled receptor 139, translating to MHGNGAGFLYAIYYPVLAAVGVQGNLVTIVILSRGRCGPSRCITRYLVGMAVTDLLVLITAVILHRVCRLYFPVLFLQATPVCRLRIALVSATKDSSVWLTVAFTFDRFVAICWQKLKTKYCTETTAAIVIGMVSVLSFVKNIPMYFAIEPLYIVNNVQWFCNFRLSFYYNILWTVFNCIDYILNPCVPFILMLLLSVLTVRHILAASRARKRLRVHSNGEKQKDSEMESRRKSIVLLFTISGSFIVLWATRVVNFLFVQFTNSNYSTGSSPSNPRFILQETGVMLLLLSCCTNTCIYAGTQRKFRDEFKNGFKYLLNLIIGK from the exons ATGCATGGAAACGGGGCGGGCTTTCTGTACGCTATTTATTACCCTGTTCTGGCAGCGGTTGGAGTCCAAG GTAATTTGGTGACGATTGTTATCCTGTCGCGTGGAAGGTGTGGTCCCTCTCGGTGTATCACTCGGTACCTGGTTGGTATGGCAGTGACGGATCTTCTGGTGCTCATCACGGCGGTGATATTACACAGGGTCTGTAGGTTGTATTTCCCCGTTCTGTTTCTCCAAGCCACTCCAGTCTGCAGACTTCGAATTGCTCTCGTCTCTGCAACCAAGGACAGCTCCGTCTGGTTAACTGTCGCCTTCACATTTGATCGGTTTGTGGCGATTTGCTGGCAAAAGCTAAAAACGAAGTATTGCACCGAGACAACGGCTGCTATTGTTATAGGAATGGTTTCCGTCCTGTCTTTTGTGAAAAATATCCCTATGTACTTTGCAATTGAGCCCTTGTACATAGTCAATAATGTCCAGTGGTTCTGCAACTTTAGGTTAAGTTTTTATTACAATATTTTATGGACAGTATTTAATTGTATTGACTACATCTTAAATCCGTGTGTGCCTTTCATACTGATGTTGCTGCTCAGCGTACTCACCGTTAGGCACATTCTAGCAGCGAGCAGAGCCCGCAAGAGACTCCGGGTTCACAGTAATGGAGAGAAACAGAAGGACTCAGAAATGGAGAGTCGAAGGAAGTCTATTGTTTTACTCTTCACTATCTCGGGAAGTTTCATCGTGTTATGGGCGACTCGTGTTGTAAATTTTTTATTTGTTCAGTTTACAAACAGCAACTATTCGACCGGTTCAAGCCCCAGCAATCCAAGATTCATTCTCCAGGAAACCGGAGTCATGTTGCTACTTCTGAGCTGCTGCACCAACACATGTATTTATGCAGGCACTCAAAGAAAGTTCAGAGATGAATTTAAAAATGGGTTTAAGTATTTACTTAATCTGATAATTGGAAAGTAA